One Deltaproteobacteria bacterium genomic window, GACCGCCTCCGTCTTTGGCTTGAGGACGGCGTCGATCCGACCCAAGCTATGCGCCAGACGCTCGTCCATATCGTGGCACGCGTCGGCCTCGCGCTGATTTTCGCGTATCATGGCCTTGTACCGAAACTGCTCGCACCCTACGCCGACGAGGTTGCCATGCTCCGCGACGCCGGCATCGCCACTGAGGGTACAGGCGCCGTGTTGACTCTTCTAGGTATCGCGGAAATATTGCTGGCGCTCGGCCTACTGCTCTTCTGGCACCGCCGGTGGCCGCCATGGGTCTGCTTTGGACTGATGTGGCCGGTGATCATCAGCGTGGCCGTGAGCTCTCCACAATACCTCGGTGCGGCCTTCAATCCGGTGTCGTTGAATCTGGCGGTCGCATGTCTTGCGGTCATCGATCTGATGGTGCTCAGAGGACTTCCGTCGGCGGCACGCTGTCGGAGGCGACCACTTTCCGAGACATCATGACCTCCATCTATCAGCGCGTCCTTGGTTCCGACTTCGCTCGCTTGCATCCGGCGATCCAGCGTCGATTCGGATTCACAACCAGCGATAACATCGCCTCGATCGGGCGTGGCGTCATGGAAGAAGTCTGGAAAGGGCGGTTCTACACCATACCGTTCCTTTACGTTGGCACGTGGCGCCGCATCATGTTTCCTGAAACCGGACGCAATATCCCGTTCACGATTGAGAACTATGCGTTTGTCGACCAGTTCGGCCGCGAGACGGTGTCCTGGATTCGTACTTTCCAGTCCCGGCGCACGCGCCGCTTCGACGCGTACATGATCTACAGCGAAGCACGTGGCCGCATTGTCGATTATCTCGGCTCGCATGAGCACTTGGCTGTTGATATCGACCTGTCAGTCGATGAGGCAGGTGGACTTCGCCTCCGTTCGGGTGCACAGCGCTTTTACGAAGGGCCCATTAGCTTCAACTTTCCATTGTTCTTTAGTGGTATCGCGGACGTGCGCGAGTGGTATGACGAGAAGACGCAACGCTTCCGTATTGTAGTGAACGTTCAAAATAAGACTTGGGGCCCGCTGTTCGGGTATCACGGCAGCTTCGATGTAGAGTGGCGGAAAGTTGCAGACGGCGCCCTGCCCGGCCACATCCTGCCGAGCCGACAGGAACGTCGCGAATAATGGCAACCGCCGAAGAAGCATCATCCCCCCCTAACATGCGTTTCAGCCGCTGCGGTTGAAACTCGATGGTGAATCACTCGTGTTATCCTAATGTCGATTGTCGAGGAGAGACCCATGGCGCGCATCCGACACATTGCGATACTCACGGAAGACGTGGAAAAACTGGTGAAGTTCTACACGGAGGGATTTGGCCTAAAGATCGTTCACGGCGTCGGCACGGCGACTTATCTGACCGACGGTCATATCAACTTGGCGATCATCCCCATCGGCCCGGAGCGCGAGATCGAAGGGCCGCAACTTCAGACCGGCATCAACCACTTCGGCTTCGAAGTCGACGATGTCGCCGCCGTGCGCAAGAGATGCAAGGGACTCAACGCAGCAGAAGACGTGAGGAAACGCCCGCCCAATCGCGAAGCCGAATACCGCTTGCTCGACCCGGACGGCAACCCCGTCGACCTATCGCAACATGGCTGGCCGCATTGAGATTGAATCCAACTGCCAATTCAACACCTGGTTGATCCTGCTGGCTGCTGTAAGCCGAGAGAGATATTAATTCGTCAACTAGCGGTCAAATTTTCTCGTCGTCATACCGGCGAAGGCCGGTATCCAGGGGCGGTTGGCCCGGGAGGGTCTCGACCCTCCCCTACATTCAGAGGACGAATGAGAATCCACTCATTAGAACCACTGCTTCTGCTTCTGAATAAACTCCGCCAGCCGATAGCTCAGCGCCGCCACCGTCGCGGTTGGCGGATAGCCGGCCATGGTGGGAAACACCGACGAGCCGACGATGAACAGATTGTCGACGTCGTGAGTCTGGCAGTCGGCGTTGACCACGGAATTGTTCGGGTCGGCGCCCATGCGCGTGCCGCCGGCCCAACGGTTGGGGCGGCCTTTTTCGACGGTCCACACTTTATTCGCACCGGTGGCGCGCATGATTTTATCGCCGACGCCGGCCAGGTATTTTTGCAAGCGCTGTTCGTTCTGATGAAATTCGAAAGTCACCCGCGGCAGCGGCAGCCCCCAGCGGTCGCGATAACGCGGATCGAGATCGACGCGATTGTCCGGATGCGGCAGCGTTTCGGGCTGCATGTTCAAATCCATGATTCGCGTGTAGTAGCGCGTGTAAAAATCTTTGAACGCTTTGCCCCAGCCGGGCACCCCCGGCGGCAAAACATCGAAGCGGCTGATCGGCGTGCCGTCGCCGCTGGTGCCGATGGTCCCGCCGCGAATGAAACCTAGATCGTTATGATCGAAGTTGTTGCCGTTGAAATCGTCGATGCGCATCGCCGCCGAGCCCGGTCCGATGAAACCGTTGATGATGTAATCGTCGAAGGCGCCCATGGAGCGCACGTCGCCATGGGCCATGATATTGCGGCCGACGTAGCCGCTGCTGTTGGCCAGTCCCTTGGAGAATCGCCCCTTGCCGGTTTTGGAAATCAGCAGCAAGCGCGCATGCTCGAAGACAAAGGCGCTCAAGATCACCACCCGGGCGCGCTGCTCATGCGCCACGCCCTCGGGATCGAAATAGCTCACGCCGTTAACGCGGCCGGCGCTATCGACGTTGATGCGAAATACTTTTGAATTGGTCTTGAGATCGAAGTTGCCGGTTTCCAACGCGACGGGAATGGCGATGTAGAGCGACGCCGACTTGGCATGGATATGGCAGCCGTAAAAATTACAGTGGCCGCAGTAAACGCACGCCGGACGCTGGCCGATGCGCGTGTCGAATGGCGCCGCCGGTTTGTACGGCTCCGAAGCGATACCCGCCGACGTATCGTAAGGATGATAGCCGAGTTTTTTGCATGCTTCGGTGAACAGCTCCATCTTGCCGCTGTGACGCAGCGGCGGCAGCGGAAAACCGCGCTGGCGCGGTCCGGCGAAAGGATTGGCGCCGGCTTGACCGGAGATGCCGAACTCCCATTCGAACTTTTCATAGTAGGGATCGAGGTCGTCGTAGCTGAGCGGCCAATCGATGATATCGTAGCCGGTTAAATCTGCTTTAGCCCGTTCGGCGACGCCGCTGGCGATCTCATTGGTGTGAAGTTTAAAATCGCCCGGCATGTAGCGCGACGACTGGCCGGTCCAGTGCAGCAACGCGCCGCCTAAAACGTTGAGCGGGCTAGTGCGGAATTGCCGATCGGTTTTATCGCCCGCCTTGCGCCGGATCGTCGTCGGTTCATGGCGCACCCAGTCGAGGGTTTCTGGACGGATCAGAAATCGGACCGAATCGCGCGGCGCATAATCTTCTTTCTTAGGCGCCGGGCCGCGTTCGAAGCCGACGACTTTCAAACCGGCGGACGCGAGTTCTTTGGCGAGAATCCCGCCCATGCCGCCGACGCCGACGATGCAAACATCGGCGATCTCTTGGGGCGCGCTCATTTCGCCACCGTCTTACGGCTGTCCACCGCGACAGGTTCGACATCGACGCGCTTATTGATGTACGGATCGGGATAACCGAACTGCTGGCCGGGAAAATCCACCAAGCGCCAGCCGGCCATGTTTTTGTTGCCGCCATATTCCGGCTCGCAAAACACCCCTTCCAAAACATGGCAGCGCACGGTCTCGAAAAATTCCGCCGCCGCTTTGAAACTGTCGGCATTGCCGGCTTCGAAGTCGCGCAACAGCGCATCCATGGAGTCCTCCGGCAGCTCGACAAATCGCTTGCCGAACTTGGTGCGGGCGTAACGTTGCAGCGCGCGCAGCCCTTGGCGATAGAGCGGCACGAGCGCGGCATAATCGCCGGCCAACGCCACTTCGATGTAATTCACCGCGCCGATCTCCACCGCGCCGGGCGTTTCGGTCTTTGGAAAAATCCGCCCAGCCATAGCCGCCAAAGTCGCGGCCTCTTCATCGTTCAGCACTTTCGCCGATGTCGTCTTGTTATCGCTCGTCGCCATGTAAATTTGATCCGCTCCCGTCGAATATCGTCCTACTTGCATAGCAGATATCGCCGCCAAAAAGGTAGTGCAAGGCAGAAAAATTTAGCGCGGCGCGGCGCGCGACATTAGCGGAAATAAAACTGGCGGAACTCACTGGCGTAGCGATTGATATCGTCGGAGACGCTCGGATTGATGGCGGCGAGCTTGAGTTTACTATGATGCATTTCCGGCACCAGCGGCTCGACGTCGCTTCGTCCGGAAAGGCGATTGGCGCTGCGCAATTGCTGCTGCGATTCGTAGGACAACATGAAATCGAGGAGCAATTTGCCGGCGTTCGGATGAGGCGCTTTGGCGGCCAAACCGGCCGGCGACAGCGCGACGAAAACTGGGTTGACGGTTTTCACCCAATCGATCGGCGCGCCGGCTTTTTTCATCGACTCGACGCGGTGGGCGTAGACAATGCCGATAGGAAATTCGCCGGCGGCGATCAGCTGGGAAATCAAGGTATGCCCCTTGCGCCAGTGAACTTGCTGCTGCGCCAAGGCGCGATGATAACTCTGCGCCCGCTCCCGTCCCCACACTTCAACGGTAGCGCCGAACCATTCATACTCTTCCTGATCCATGCCGATCTTGCCGCGCCATTTAGGGTGGAGCAGATCCTGCCAATCCGCCGGCGCCTCCTTGGCGCTCACCAACTTGGGGTTGAAGCCGAGGACGTAATAATTATTGTTGACGCTCGCCCAATAACCGTCGGGGTCTTTGAACTGTTCTAAATACGCCGCGTGTTCGGGCGAGCGATAGGGTTGCACCAGGCGCAGCTTTTTCAACGGATTGATCACCGTGATGTTGATCACGTCCACAAAGCTGCGCCCGGCGCGGTCCTCAGTGATGATACGATTGAGCAGCGGCTCGGCGCTCATGCGCAACAAGTCCGTTTTAATGAACGGATACTTCTGCTCGAAACGCTGCAACAGCGGCCGCGAGTCGT contains:
- a CDS encoding DUF4166 domain-containing protein is translated as MTSIYQRVLGSDFARLHPAIQRRFGFTTSDNIASIGRGVMEEVWKGRFYTIPFLYVGTWRRIMFPETGRNIPFTIENYAFVDQFGRETVSWIRTFQSRRTRRFDAYMIYSEARGRIVDYLGSHEHLAVDIDLSVDEAGGLRLRSGAQRFYEGPISFNFPLFFSGIADVREWYDEKTQRFRIVVNVQNKTWGPLFGYHGSFDVEWRKVADGALPGHILPSRQERRE
- a CDS encoding VOC family protein, giving the protein MSIVEERPMARIRHIAILTEDVEKLVKFYTEGFGLKIVHGVGTATYLTDGHINLAIIPIGPEREIEGPQLQTGINHFGFEVDDVAAVRKRCKGLNAAEDVRKRPPNREAEYRLLDPDGNPVDLSQHGWPH
- a CDS encoding GMC family oxidoreductase codes for the protein MSAPQEIADVCIVGVGGMGGILAKELASAGLKVVGFERGPAPKKEDYAPRDSVRFLIRPETLDWVRHEPTTIRRKAGDKTDRQFRTSPLNVLGGALLHWTGQSSRYMPGDFKLHTNEIASGVAERAKADLTGYDIIDWPLSYDDLDPYYEKFEWEFGISGQAGANPFAGPRQRGFPLPPLRHSGKMELFTEACKKLGYHPYDTSAGIASEPYKPAAPFDTRIGQRPACVYCGHCNFYGCHIHAKSASLYIAIPVALETGNFDLKTNSKVFRINVDSAGRVNGVSYFDPEGVAHEQRARVVILSAFVFEHARLLLISKTGKGRFSKGLANSSGYVGRNIMAHGDVRSMGAFDDYIINGFIGPGSAAMRIDDFNGNNFDHNDLGFIRGGTIGTSGDGTPISRFDVLPPGVPGWGKAFKDFYTRYYTRIMDLNMQPETLPHPDNRVDLDPRYRDRWGLPLPRVTFEFHQNEQRLQKYLAGVGDKIMRATGANKVWTVEKGRPNRWAGGTRMGADPNNSVVNADCQTHDVDNLFIVGSSVFPTMAGYPPTATVAALSYRLAEFIQKQKQWF
- a CDS encoding gluconate 2-dehydrogenase subunit 3 family protein, which gives rise to MQVGRYSTGADQIYMATSDNKTTSAKVLNDEEAATLAAMAGRIFPKTETPGAVEIGAVNYIEVALAGDYAALVPLYRQGLRALQRYARTKFGKRFVELPEDSMDALLRDFEAGNADSFKAAAEFFETVRCHVLEGVFCEPEYGGNKNMAGWRLVDFPGQQFGYPDPYINKRVDVEPVAVDSRKTVAK
- a CDS encoding extracellular solute-binding protein, whose protein sequence is MTKRRVDELNEWVAVKIGGVMQLFLCLAILLGSQGLFLKHLAAQTVTPSTALIEAAHKEGQVVFYTPLNINDSRPLLQRFEQKYPFIKTDLLRMSAEPLLNRIITEDRAGRSFVDVINITVINPLKKLRLVQPYRSPEHAAYLEQFKDPDGYWASVNNNYYVLGFNPKLVSAKEAPADWQDLLHPKWRGKIGMDQEEYEWFGATVEVWGRERAQSYHRALAQQQVHWRKGHTLISQLIAAGEFPIGIVYAHRVESMKKAGAPIDWVKTVNPVFVALSPAGLAAKAPHPNAGKLLLDFMLSYESQQQLRSANRLSGRSDVEPLVPEMHHSKLKLAAINPSVSDDINRYASEFRQFYFR